A region of Arabidopsis thaliana chromosome 5, partial sequence DNA encodes the following proteins:
- the BHLH92 gene encoding basic helix-loop-helix (bHLH) DNA-binding superfamily protein, producing MDNFFLGLSCQEENNFWDLIVADISGDRSVSVPIRSAFRSYMKDTELRMMSPKISSSKVNVKKRMVNLLRKNWEEKKNTVAPEKERSRRHMLKERTRREKQKQSYLALHSLLPFATKNDKNSIVEKAVDEIAKLQRLKKELVRRIKVIEEKSAKDGHDEMSETKVRVNLKEPLSGLDSMLEALHYLKSMGTKLKTVHANFSPQEFSATMTIETQVHI from the exons atggaTAACTTTTTTCTAGGTTTGAGTTgtcaagaagaaaacaacttcTGGGATCTAATCGTGGCCGACATCTCGGGTGATAGAAGCGTCAGTGTACCTATCAGAAGCGCCTTTAGGTCATATATGAAGGACACGGAACTGAGGATGATGTCGCCGAAGATATCTTCTTCGAAGGTGAAcgtgaagaagagaatggtCAATCTTCTGAGAAAGAATtgggaggagaagaaaaatacgGTGGCTCCAGAGAAGGAAAGAAGCCGGCGACATATGTTGAAAGAAAGGacgagaagagagaaacaaaaacagagttacTTAGCTCTCCATTCTCTACTACCATTTGCCACTAAG AATGACAAAAATTCGATTGTCGAAAAAGCCGTGGATGAGATTGCGAAATTACaaagattaaagaaagaaCTAGTGAGAAGAATTAAAGTGATTGAGGAAAAATCAGCAAAGGATGGTCATGATGAAATGAGTGAAACAAAGGTTAGGGTTAATCTAAAAGAACCTTTGTCTGGACTAGATTCAATGCTTGAAGCGCTTCATTATCTTAAATCAATGggaacaaaactgaaaacagtCCATGCCAATTTCTCTCCTCAAGAGTTTTCTGCGACCATGACCATCGAGACTCAGGTACATATTTAA
- a CDS encoding 2-oxoglutarate (2OG) and Fe(II)-dependent oxygenase superfamily protein has protein sequence MAIPRLSLLPNNEHNSDNYEDLELEFSSSVLRSLERYLPPEILTANREEKAKFMSDILHKYISREECAKAIRFKNYREWIMSNYQPRFRELYKLDPESLLLPCFRKAVRENTEESFRRIMFEPFPGVYVFKMFQPDFFQKLLVEVENMRKWLHEAKLMIRKPNNKSKYGVVLDDFGMDIMLKPLVEDFIFPICKVFFPQVCGTMFDTQHGFVIENCEDRDAELGFHVENSDITLNVCLSKQSEGGEILFTGTRCNKHLKAGPKPEEIFEYCHEPGQAILHLGCHSHGAKAAITSCSRANMILWCINSLFREMQTYDNEFRDWCGQCAREKKEKKSQSLASKRKVKKRKKDMILLKFIRCFV, from the exons ATGGCTATCCCGAGGCTGAGTCTTCTTCCTAACAACGAGCACAATTCTGATAACTACGAAGATCTGGAACTTGAATTTAGCTCTTCCGTATTAAGATCCCTAGAGAGGTACTTACCGCCGGAAATACTCACGGCgaatagagaagagaaggccaAATTCATGTCAGACATTTTGCACAAGTACATTTCCCGCGAAGAATGTGCCAAA GCTATACGGTTCAAGAACTATAGGGAGTGGATAATGTCCAATTATCAG CCACGTTTCAGGGAGTTGTATAAACTTGATCCCGAATCGTTATTGCTTCCGTGTTTCCGCAAGGCGGTCAGAGAAAACACCGAGGAAAGCTTCAGACGTATAATGTTTGAACCGTTTCCTGGTGTTTACgtctttaaaatgtttcagcCTGACTTCTTTCAGAAATTGCTTGTTGAG GTAGAGAATATGAGAAAGTGGCTTCATGAGGCAAAATTGATGATCAGGAAACCAAACAATAAGAGTAAATATGGTGTTGTGCTTGACGACTTTGGCATGGATATCATGCTTAAGCCACTCGTGGAGGATTTTATCTTTCCTATTTGCAAAG TATTCTTCCCTCAAGTGTGTGGAACAATGTTTGACACTCAACATGGATTCGTTATTGAAAATTGTGAAGATAGGGATGCTGAATTAG GCTTTCATGTGGAAAATTCAGACATTACATTGAATGTTTGTTTGAGTAAACAAAGTGAGGGAGGGGAAATATTATTCACAGGCACACGATGCAATAAACATTTGAAAGCAGGTCCAAAGCCAGAG GAAATTTTTGAGTACTGTCATGAACCGGGTCAAGCTATACTTCACCTTGGCTGCCACAGCCATGGTGCAAAAGCCGCCATAACATCTTGTAGTCGGGCCAATATGATTCTTTGGTGCATAAA CTCTTTGTTCAGAGAGATGCAAACTTATGACAACGAATTCCGAGACTGGTGCGGTCAATGCGCCcgtgaaaagaaagaaaagaaaagccaGAGTCTTGCTTCCAAAAGAAAggttaagaaaagaaaaaaggacaTGATTTTGCTCAAGTTTATAAGATGTTTTGTTTGA
- the BHLH92 gene encoding basic helix-loop-helix (bHLH) DNA-binding superfamily protein (BHLH92; FUNCTIONS IN: DNA binding, sequence-specific DNA binding transcription factor activity; INVOLVED IN: regulation of transcription; LOCATED IN: nucleus; CONTAINS InterPro DOMAIN/s: Helix-loop-helix DNA-binding domain (InterPro:IPR001092), Helix-loop-helix DNA-binding (InterPro:IPR011598); BEST Arabidopsis thaliana protein match is: basic helix-loop-helix (bHLH) DNA-binding superfamily protein (TAIR:AT4G09820.1); Has 1807 Blast hits to 1807 proteins in 277 species: Archae - 0; Bacteria - 0; Metazoa - 736; Fungi - 347; Plants - 385; Viruses - 0; Other Eukaryotes - 339 (source: NCBI BLink).) produces MDNFFLGLSCQEENNFWDLIVADISGDRSVSVPIRSAFRSYMKDTELRMMSPKISSSKVNVKKRMVNLLRKNWEEKKNTVAPEKERSRRHMLKERTRREKQKQSYLALHSLLPFATKNDKNSIVEKAVDEIAKLQRLKKELVRRIKVIEEKSAKDGHDEMSETKVRVNLKEPLSGLDSMLEALHYLKSMGTKLKTVHANFSPQEFSATMTIETQIRGEEVEKRVERRLQETEWKLLFLPEASFYKDY; encoded by the exons atggaTAACTTTTTTCTAGGTTTGAGTTgtcaagaagaaaacaacttcTGGGATCTAATCGTGGCCGACATCTCGGGTGATAGAAGCGTCAGTGTACCTATCAGAAGCGCCTTTAGGTCATATATGAAGGACACGGAACTGAGGATGATGTCGCCGAAGATATCTTCTTCGAAGGTGAAcgtgaagaagagaatggtCAATCTTCTGAGAAAGAATtgggaggagaagaaaaatacgGTGGCTCCAGAGAAGGAAAGAAGCCGGCGACATATGTTGAAAGAAAGGacgagaagagagaaacaaaaacagagttacTTAGCTCTCCATTCTCTACTACCATTTGCCACTAAG AATGACAAAAATTCGATTGTCGAAAAAGCCGTGGATGAGATTGCGAAATTACaaagattaaagaaagaaCTAGTGAGAAGAATTAAAGTGATTGAGGAAAAATCAGCAAAGGATGGTCATGATGAAATGAGTGAAACAAAGGTTAGGGTTAATCTAAAAGAACCTTTGTCTGGACTAGATTCAATGCTTGAAGCGCTTCATTATCTTAAATCAATGggaacaaaactgaaaacagtCCATGCCAATTTCTCTCCTCAAGAGTTTTCTGCGACCATGACCATCGAGACTCAG ATTAGAGGAGAGGAGGTTGAAAAGAGAGTGGAAAGAAGACTCCAGGAAACTGAATGGAaacttctctttctcccaGAAGCTTCCTTTTACAAAGACTACTAA
- a CDS encoding 2-oxoglutarate (2OG) and Fe(II)-dependent oxygenase superfamily protein: MAIPRLSLLPNNEHNSDNYEDLELEFSSSVLRSLERYLPPEILTANREEKAKFMSDILHKYISREECAKAIRFKNYREWIMSNYQPRFRELYKLDPESLLLPCFRKAVRENTEESFRRIMFEPFPGVYVFKMFQPDFFQKLLVEVENMRKWLHEAKLMIRKPNNKSKYGVVLDDFGMDIMLKPLVEDFIFPICKVFFPQVCGTMFDTQHGFVIENCEDRDAELGFHVENSDITLNVCLSKQSEGGEILFTGTRCNKHLKAGPKPEEIFEYCHEPGQAILHLGCHSHGAKAAITSCSRANMILWCINSLFREMQTYDNEFRDWCGQCAREKKEKKSQSLASKRKEMIRIIE; the protein is encoded by the exons ATGGCTATCCCGAGGCTGAGTCTTCTTCCTAACAACGAGCACAATTCTGATAACTACGAAGATCTGGAACTTGAATTTAGCTCTTCCGTATTAAGATCCCTAGAGAGGTACTTACCGCCGGAAATACTCACGGCgaatagagaagagaaggccaAATTCATGTCAGACATTTTGCACAAGTACATTTCCCGCGAAGAATGTGCCAAA GCTATACGGTTCAAGAACTATAGGGAGTGGATAATGTCCAATTATCAG CCACGTTTCAGGGAGTTGTATAAACTTGATCCCGAATCGTTATTGCTTCCGTGTTTCCGCAAGGCGGTCAGAGAAAACACCGAGGAAAGCTTCAGACGTATAATGTTTGAACCGTTTCCTGGTGTTTACgtctttaaaatgtttcagcCTGACTTCTTTCAGAAATTGCTTGTTGAG GTAGAGAATATGAGAAAGTGGCTTCATGAGGCAAAATTGATGATCAGGAAACCAAACAATAAGAGTAAATATGGTGTTGTGCTTGACGACTTTGGCATGGATATCATGCTTAAGCCACTCGTGGAGGATTTTATCTTTCCTATTTGCAAAG TATTCTTCCCTCAAGTGTGTGGAACAATGTTTGACACTCAACATGGATTCGTTATTGAAAATTGTGAAGATAGGGATGCTGAATTAG GCTTTCATGTGGAAAATTCAGACATTACATTGAATGTTTGTTTGAGTAAACAAAGTGAGGGAGGGGAAATATTATTCACAGGCACACGATGCAATAAACATTTGAAAGCAGGTCCAAAGCCAGAG GAAATTTTTGAGTACTGTCATGAACCGGGTCAAGCTATACTTCACCTTGGCTGCCACAGCCATGGTGCAAAAGCCGCCATAACATCTTGTAGTCGGGCCAATATGATTCTTTGGTGCATAAA CTCTTTGTTCAGAGAGATGCAAACTTATGACAACGAATTCCGAGACTGGTGCGGTCAATGCGCCcgtgaaaagaaagaaaagaaaagccaGAGTCTTGCTTCCAAAAGAAAg GAGATGATTAGGATAATAGAGTGA
- the TZP gene encoding zinc knuckle (CCHC-type) family protein, whose translation MGDGDEQSKELGGVSSSSRRCSSGTAGAANAEARMKFAAVDAITELVWSPSNGLSLRCADISFTGKAKLLSPNFFDIGLTNMAIHSNSTSIEDQEDHVDVELRNRDQVNQAMIGGSVEDMKPEMVEDKVETNDDIKNEEAGCSKRSSDSPKAMEGETRDLLVNEQLRMESAGSQEEGDKAHNRVDRLESMDENNLATLAVVACEGKGDYLPEGEAGPSGSYRRREKAKGKEKALSDENFGGDGEDEDEESFGSVESCNSAGLLSRGKKRPGFEEQLIFGSKRLKTLNQECLGSTSKLKQDSSFMNWISNMTKGIWKGNEEDNSPFVALTTTSNANGHGQVNAIVDQQQLSPCCVKENSGCRNTGFQSFFQSIYCPKKQSQDVVDMDFPNDVNAAPLQELPWIPEHCDISKGDDLSSSGNEIGPVAEPNISSGKVVFNQTSKTQSSENKREDKEPNISLMSLSKSKPNEEPKTCGEADGKVSPCLTNRNSGLKSLWISRFSSKGSFPQKKASETAKEANASASDAAKTRDSRKMLADKNVIRPSISSVDGPDKPDTVLPIVSSMRIESSEAMASLFARRLEAMKSIMPSGSLAENAEEEQRDLICFYCGKKGHCLRDCLEVTDTELRDLVQNISVRNGREEASSLCIRCFQLSHWAATCPNAPLYGSGAEGRAMKNALASTSGMKLPISGFTDVPRAVFDAVQVLRLSRTDVLKWINTKKSVSGLEGFFLRLRLGKWEEGLGGTGYYVARIDGDTEGQSSRRHSEKSLISVKVKGVTCLVESQFISNQDFLEEELKAWWQSAGKSARTSGYDGIPSAEELSRKIQQRKMLGF comes from the exons ATGGGAGATGGAGATGAGCAAAGTAAAGAGTTAGGAGGAGTTTCGTCTTCGAGTCGTCGTTGTTCTTCCGGTACTGCTGGTGCTGCAAATGCAGAAGCAAGAATGAAGTTTGCTGCTGTTGATGCTATAACAGAATTAGTGTGGTCTCCTAGCAACGGTCTAAGCTTAAGATGTGCAGATATCAGTTTCACGGGAAAGGCAAAATTACTCTCTCCTAACTTCTTTGATATAGGACTAACTAACATGGCGATTCACTCAAATAGCACAAGTATTGAAGACCAAGAAGATCACGTAGATGTCGAATTGAGAAACCGAGATCAAGTGAACCAAGCAA TGATTGGTGGTTCTGTTGAGGATATGAAACCTGAAATGGTTGAGGATAAGGTTGAAACCAATGATGATATAAAGAATGAAGAAGCAGGATGTTCCAAAAGATCTTCAG ATAGTCCGAAAGCTATGGAAGGAGAAACCAGAGACTTGTTGGTTAATGAACAGTTGAGGATGGAAAGTGCTGGATCTCAAGAAGAAGGGGATAAGGCGCATAATAGAGTTGATCGTTTAGAATCAATGGATGAGAACAACCTCGCAACTCTTGCTGTTGTAGCATGTGAAGGTAAAGGGGACTATTTGCCGGAGGGTGAGGCTGGACCTAGTGGTTCCTACAGGCGTCGTGAGAAAGCaaaagggaaagagaaagCTTTATCTGATGAAAACtttggtggtgatggtgaagatgaggatgaggaGAGTTTTGGTAGTGTAGAAAGTTGCAATAGTGCGGGTTTGCTCTCAAGGGGAAAGAAAAGACCAGGCTTTGAGGAGCAGCTGATTTTTGGAAGCAAACGGCTCAAAACGTTAAATCAAGAATGTTTGGGGTCAACTTCAAAGCTCAAGCAAGATAGTTCCTTCATGAATTGGATATCAAATATGACTAAAGGAATCTGGAAAGGTAATGAAGAAGACAATTCTCCTTTTGTAGCTCTTACCACCACCTCAAATGCTAATGGTCATGGCCAAGTCAATGCCATCGTTGACCAACAACAATTGAGTCCATGCTGTGTGAAGGAAAATAGTGGATGCAGAAACACCGGTTTCCAGTCTTTTTTCCAGTCTATATATTGTCCGAAGAAACAAAGTCAAGATGTCGTCGACATGGATTTCCCGAATGATGTTAATGCTGCTCCTTTGCAGGAACTTCCCTGGATTCCTGAACATTGCGACATTTCCAAAGGGGATGACTTGTCTTCATCTGGTAATGAGATTGGTCCAGTGGCTGAACCCAACATTTCATCAGGAAAAGTTGTATTTAATCAGACAAGCAAAACACAGTCTTCAGAGAACAAACGTGAGGACAAAGAGCCAAACATCTCGTTGATGTCTCTTAGTAAGTCTAAGCCAAATGAAGAGCCAAAAACATGCGGTGAAGCTGATGGAAAGGTTAGTCCATGTTTAACCAACAGAAACTCTGGTCTTAAAAGTTTGTGGATTAGTCGGTTTTCTTCTAAAGGTTCGTTCCCTCAGAAAAAGGCAAGTGAAACGGCTAAAGAGGCCAATGCTTCAGCCTCAGACGCAGCTAAAACCCGTGATTCACGGAAAATGCTGGCAGACAAGAATGTTATAAGACCCAGTATCAGCTCGGTAGATGGGCCCGATAAACCGGACACTGTCCTTCCTATAGTTTCGTCAATGAGAATAGAGTCTTCAGAAGCAATGGCTTCTTTGTTTGCTAGAAGATTAGAAGCAATGAAAAGCATCATGCCCTCAGGTTCTTTAGCTGAGAATGCAGAGGAGGAACAGAGGGATCTAATTTGTTTCTACTGCGGTAAAAAGGGTCATTGTTTACGGGATTGTTTGGAAGTAACTGATACTGAGCTCAGAGATCTAGTACAGAACATAAGTGTGCGgaatggaagagaagaagcgtCAAGTCTATGCATTAGATGTTTTCAGCTTAGTCACTGGGCTGCAACATGCCCGAATGCTCCCCTGTATGGTTCAGGAGCTGAAGGTAGAGCTATGAAGAACGCTTTAGCTTCTACCTCTGGCATGAAGCTGCCCATAAGTGGTTTCACAGACGTACCAAGGGCGGTCTTTGATGCTGTTCAAGTGCTTCGCCTGAGCCGCACAGACGTTCTCAA ATGGATAAACACCAAGAAGTCTGTATCGGGTCTCGAAGGGTTCTTCTTGCGGTTAAGGCTCGGGAAATGGGAAGAAGGGCTTGGAGGAACAGGGTATTATGTAGCTCGCATAGATG GGGACACAGAGGGACAAAGCTCAAGGAGACATTCAGAGAAAAGCTTAATTTCAGTTAAGGTTAAAGGTGTGACTTGCCTTGTTGAGTCTCAGTTTATCTCAAACCAAGACTTTCTTGag GAGGAGTTAAAGGCCTGGTGGCAGAGCGCGGGGAAAAGTGCCAGAACAAGCGGCTACGACGGCATCCCGTCGGCGGAGGAACTTAGTCGGAAAATTCAGCAGAGAAAAATGTTAGGCTTTTAG
- a CDS encoding Ribosomal protein S19 family protein (Ribosomal protein S19 family protein; CONTAINS InterPro DOMAIN/s: Ribosomal protein S15, eukaryotic/archaeal (InterPro:IPR005713), Ribosomal protein S19/S15 (InterPro:IPR002222), Ribosomal protein S19 conserved site (InterPro:IPR020934); BEST Arabidopsis thaliana protein match is: Ribosomal protein S19 family protein (TAIR:AT5G09500.1); Has 1807 Blast hits to 1807 proteins in 277 species: Archae - 0; Bacteria - 0; Metazoa - 736; Fungi - 347; Plants - 385; Viruses - 0; Other Eukaryotes - 339 (source: NCBI BLink).) produces the protein MEPEVVAAGIVKKRTFKKFSFRGVDLDALLDMSIEDLVKHFSSRIRRRFSRGLTRKPMALIKKLRKAKMEAPAGEKPASVRTHLRNMIIVPEMIGSIIGVYNGKTFNQVEIKPEMIGHYLAEFSISYKPVKHGRPGVGATNSSRFIPLK, from the exons ATGGAACCAGAGGTTGTTGCGGCTGGAATTGTGAAAAAGAGAACCttcaaaaagttttctttcagaGGAGTCGATCTCGATGCGCTTCTCGACATGTCCATCGAAGATCTTGTCAAACATTTCAGTTCCCGTATTCGCAGAAG GTTTTCTAGAGGATTGACCAGAAAACCTATGGCTTTGATTAAGAAATTGCGCAAAGCg AAAATGGAGGCACCAGCTGGTGAGAAGCCAGCATCAGTGAGAACACACTTGAGGAACATGATCATTGTGCCTGAAATGATTGGAAGCATCATTGGTGTGTACAACGGAAAGACTTTTAACCAAGTCGAGATCAAGCCGGAGATGATTGGACATTACTTGGCTGAGTTCTCAATCTCATACAAACCGGTAAAGCACGGTAGGCCTGGTGTTGGTGCTACCAATTCCTCCAGGTTTATCCCTCTCAAGTGA
- a CDS encoding 2-oxoglutarate (2OG) and Fe(II)-dependent oxygenase superfamily protein (2-oxoglutarate (2OG) and Fe(II)-dependent oxygenase superfamily protein; FUNCTIONS IN: oxidoreductase activity, acting on paired donors, with incorporation or reduction of molecular oxygen, iron ion binding, L-ascorbic acid binding; INVOLVED IN: oxidation reduction; LOCATED IN: cellular_component unknown; CONTAINS InterPro DOMAIN/s: Prolyl 4-hydroxylase, alpha subunit (InterPro:IPR006620); BEST Arabidopsis thaliana protein match is: 2-oxoglutarate (2OG) and Fe(II)-dependent oxygenase superfamily protein (TAIR:AT1G48740.2); Has 30201 Blast hits to 17322 proteins in 780 species: Archae - 12; Bacteria - 1396; Metazoa - 17338; Fungi - 3422; Plants - 5037; Viruses - 0; Other Eukaryotes - 2996 (source: NCBI BLink).) → MFLVASNREILKGILTGNDRQEVTVDGDRTVGGRDHQPPVTTTAAATTKMAIPRLSLLPNNEHNSDNYEDLELEFSSSVLRSLERYLPPEILTANREEKAKFMSDILHKYISREECAKAIRFKNYREWIMSNYQPRFRELYKLDPESLLLPCFRKAVRENTEESFRRIMFEPFPGVYVFKMFQPDFFQKLLVEVENMRKWLHEAKLMIRKPNNKSKYGVVLDDFGMDIMLKPLVEDFIFPICKVFFPQVCGTMFDTQHGFVIENCEDRDAELGFHVENSDITLNVCLSKQSEGGEILFTGTRCNKHLKAGPKPEEIFEYCHEPGQAILHLGCHSHGAKAAITSCSRANMILWCINSLFREMQTYDNEFRDWCGQCAREKKEKKSQSLASKRKVKKRKKDMILLKFIRCFV, encoded by the exons ATGTTCTTGGTTGCTAGTAACCGGGAAATATTGAAAGGGATCTTAACCGGAAA TGATCGGCAAGAGGTGACGGTGGACGGTGACAGAACTGTCGGAGGTAGAGATCATCAACCACCGGTGACTACTACTGCAGCGGCGACAACAAAGATGGCTATCCCGAGGCTGAGTCTTCTTCCTAACAACGAGCACAATTCTGATAACTACGAAGATCTGGAACTTGAATTTAGCTCTTCCGTATTAAGATCCCTAGAGAGGTACTTACCGCCGGAAATACTCACGGCgaatagagaagagaaggccaAATTCATGTCAGACATTTTGCACAAGTACATTTCCCGCGAAGAATGTGCCAAA GCTATACGGTTCAAGAACTATAGGGAGTGGATAATGTCCAATTATCAG CCACGTTTCAGGGAGTTGTATAAACTTGATCCCGAATCGTTATTGCTTCCGTGTTTCCGCAAGGCGGTCAGAGAAAACACCGAGGAAAGCTTCAGACGTATAATGTTTGAACCGTTTCCTGGTGTTTACgtctttaaaatgtttcagcCTGACTTCTTTCAGAAATTGCTTGTTGAG GTAGAGAATATGAGAAAGTGGCTTCATGAGGCAAAATTGATGATCAGGAAACCAAACAATAAGAGTAAATATGGTGTTGTGCTTGACGACTTTGGCATGGATATCATGCTTAAGCCACTCGTGGAGGATTTTATCTTTCCTATTTGCAAAG TATTCTTCCCTCAAGTGTGTGGAACAATGTTTGACACTCAACATGGATTCGTTATTGAAAATTGTGAAGATAGGGATGCTGAATTAG GCTTTCATGTGGAAAATTCAGACATTACATTGAATGTTTGTTTGAGTAAACAAAGTGAGGGAGGGGAAATATTATTCACAGGCACACGATGCAATAAACATTTGAAAGCAGGTCCAAAGCCAGAG GAAATTTTTGAGTACTGTCATGAACCGGGTCAAGCTATACTTCACCTTGGCTGCCACAGCCATGGTGCAAAAGCCGCCATAACATCTTGTAGTCGGGCCAATATGATTCTTTGGTGCATAAA CTCTTTGTTCAGAGAGATGCAAACTTATGACAACGAATTCCGAGACTGGTGCGGTCAATGCGCCcgtgaaaagaaagaaaagaaaagccaGAGTCTTGCTTCCAAAAGAAAggttaagaaaagaaaaaaggacaTGATTTTGCTCAAGTTTATAAGATGTTTTGTTTGA
- a CDS encoding 2-oxoglutarate (2OG) and Fe(II)-dependent oxygenase superfamily protein — MFLVASNREILKGILTGNDRQEVTVDGDRTVGGRDHQPPVTTTAAATTKMAIPRLSLLPNNEHNSDNYEDLELEFSSSVLRSLERYLPPEILTANREEKAKFMSDILHKYISREECAKAIRFKNYREWIMSNYQPRFRELYKLDPESLLLPCFRKAVRENTEESFRRIMFEPFPGVYVFKMFQPDFFQKLLVEVENMRKWLHEAKLMIRKPNNKSKYGVVLDDFGMDIMLKPLVEDFIFPICKVFFPQVCGTMFDTQHGFVIENCEDRDAELGFHVENSDITLNVCLSKQSEGGEILFTGTRCNKHLKAGPKPEEIFEYCHEPGQAILHLGCHSHGAKAAITSCSRANMILWCINSLFREMQTYDNEFRDWCGQCAREKKEKKSQSLASKRKEMIRIIE, encoded by the exons ATGTTCTTGGTTGCTAGTAACCGGGAAATATTGAAAGGGATCTTAACCGGAAA TGATCGGCAAGAGGTGACGGTGGACGGTGACAGAACTGTCGGAGGTAGAGATCATCAACCACCGGTGACTACTACTGCAGCGGCGACAACAAAGATGGCTATCCCGAGGCTGAGTCTTCTTCCTAACAACGAGCACAATTCTGATAACTACGAAGATCTGGAACTTGAATTTAGCTCTTCCGTATTAAGATCCCTAGAGAGGTACTTACCGCCGGAAATACTCACGGCgaatagagaagagaaggccaAATTCATGTCAGACATTTTGCACAAGTACATTTCCCGCGAAGAATGTGCCAAA GCTATACGGTTCAAGAACTATAGGGAGTGGATAATGTCCAATTATCAG CCACGTTTCAGGGAGTTGTATAAACTTGATCCCGAATCGTTATTGCTTCCGTGTTTCCGCAAGGCGGTCAGAGAAAACACCGAGGAAAGCTTCAGACGTATAATGTTTGAACCGTTTCCTGGTGTTTACgtctttaaaatgtttcagcCTGACTTCTTTCAGAAATTGCTTGTTGAG GTAGAGAATATGAGAAAGTGGCTTCATGAGGCAAAATTGATGATCAGGAAACCAAACAATAAGAGTAAATATGGTGTTGTGCTTGACGACTTTGGCATGGATATCATGCTTAAGCCACTCGTGGAGGATTTTATCTTTCCTATTTGCAAAG TATTCTTCCCTCAAGTGTGTGGAACAATGTTTGACACTCAACATGGATTCGTTATTGAAAATTGTGAAGATAGGGATGCTGAATTAG GCTTTCATGTGGAAAATTCAGACATTACATTGAATGTTTGTTTGAGTAAACAAAGTGAGGGAGGGGAAATATTATTCACAGGCACACGATGCAATAAACATTTGAAAGCAGGTCCAAAGCCAGAG GAAATTTTTGAGTACTGTCATGAACCGGGTCAAGCTATACTTCACCTTGGCTGCCACAGCCATGGTGCAAAAGCCGCCATAACATCTTGTAGTCGGGCCAATATGATTCTTTGGTGCATAAA CTCTTTGTTCAGAGAGATGCAAACTTATGACAACGAATTCCGAGACTGGTGCGGTCAATGCGCCcgtgaaaagaaagaaaagaaaagccaGAGTCTTGCTTCCAAAAGAAAg GAGATGATTAGGATAATAGAGTGA